Proteins encoded by one window of Quadrisphaera setariae:
- a CDS encoding pyridoxamine 5'-phosphate oxidase family protein, which translates to MAHDEDPAAQTKKVSKLIADERQAMFTTTAPDGTLISRPMAVQEAEFGGDLWFFAEASSRKVAHLAHDPQVNVTFASSDSWVSLTGRGSVVRDPAKKRELWNAVVEAWFPDGKDDDGIVLLHVDGDSAEYWDSPGGRVATALSFAKAKLTGKQYSGGDNAKVDLP; encoded by the coding sequence ATGGCTCATGACGAGGACCCCGCAGCGCAGACGAAGAAGGTCTCCAAGCTCATCGCCGACGAGCGGCAGGCGATGTTCACCACCACCGCTCCCGACGGCACGCTCATCAGCCGCCCGATGGCCGTGCAGGAGGCGGAGTTCGGCGGTGACCTGTGGTTCTTCGCCGAGGCCAGTTCCCGCAAGGTGGCGCACCTGGCCCACGACCCGCAGGTCAACGTCACCTTCGCCAGCTCCGACAGCTGGGTGTCGCTGACCGGTCGAGGCTCGGTGGTCCGCGACCCCGCCAAGAAGCGCGAGCTGTGGAACGCGGTGGTGGAGGCGTGGTTCCCGGACGGGAAGGACGACGACGGGATCGTCCTCCTCCACGTCGACGGCGACTCCGCCGAGTACTGGGACAGCCCCGGCGGCCGCGTGGCGACGGCGCTGAGCTTCGCGAAGGCCAAGCTCACCGGCAAGCAGTACTCCGGCGGCGACAACGCGAAGGTCGACCTCCCCTGA
- a CDS encoding Pr6Pr family membrane protein produces MFRACHGVIAVLVVVGLVVDVSVTVAGGPSASGGAVVELGLADRLANLFSYFTILSNILVLAVSGTFALRPEPTGALFRVLHLDALLSIAATGVVYAVLLAATEHPTGWSVVSNTIFHDVVPVAFPLVWLVFGPRPRLTWRLVALAFVWPVAWLAYTYVRGAVTGWYPYGFLDATLLGFWGALLGGLQVFAGAVVLAVVIKLLDARLPALTGRSSTR; encoded by the coding sequence GTGTTCCGCGCCTGCCACGGCGTCATCGCGGTGCTCGTGGTGGTCGGGCTGGTGGTGGACGTGTCAGTGACCGTGGCTGGCGGCCCGAGCGCCAGCGGGGGCGCGGTGGTGGAGCTGGGACTCGCCGACAGGCTGGCCAACCTCTTCTCCTACTTCACCATCCTCAGCAACATCCTGGTACTGGCCGTGTCCGGGACGTTCGCGCTGCGCCCCGAGCCGACTGGCGCGCTGTTCCGCGTGCTGCACCTGGACGCGCTGCTGAGCATCGCGGCCACCGGAGTGGTGTACGCGGTGCTGCTCGCGGCCACGGAGCACCCCACGGGCTGGTCGGTGGTGTCCAACACGATCTTCCACGACGTCGTGCCGGTGGCCTTCCCGCTGGTGTGGCTGGTGTTCGGGCCCCGCCCGCGGCTGACGTGGCGGCTGGTGGCCCTGGCGTTCGTGTGGCCGGTGGCGTGGCTGGCCTACACCTACGTCCGCGGTGCGGTGACCGGCTGGTACCCCTACGGCTTCCTCGACGCCACGCTGCTGGGGTTCTGGGGTGCGCTGCTGGGAGGGCTCCAGGTCTTCGCCGGCGCCGTGGTGCTCGCCGTGGTGATCAAGCTCCTCGACGCACGCCTGCCCGCGCTCACCGGTCGCTCGTCCACGCGCTGA
- a CDS encoding LacI family DNA-binding transcriptional regulator, with product MAHRGARATIADVAREAGVSKGTVSMALTGRGRVAAGTREKVLEVAQRLDWVPSARARSLSTDRADALGLVLAREPEHLGADPFFAPFIAGVEAALSPRGQALVLHVVTTPAEEREAYRRLAAGRVDGALLTDLRVDDERPALLADLGLTALAVGHQRSTTSSAPLPQVALDDRAGVRSAVDHLVALGHRRLAHVTGSQQLVHGVDRLEAFRDAVAAHGDALDTPTVLDGDFSAASGAAAAHRWLAARAALGAAGAPTALVVANDLMATAALGVLAAAGVRVPQEVSVTGFDDAPLAAHLSPPLTTVRSDAAAWGRAAADALLDLLEDDDGRRAAGDRPGSPDLPAARLVVRGSTGAPPT from the coding sequence ATGGCACACAGGGGTGCGCGGGCGACGATCGCCGACGTGGCGCGCGAGGCGGGCGTCTCCAAGGGCACCGTCTCGATGGCGCTCACCGGTCGCGGTCGCGTCGCGGCCGGCACCCGCGAGAAGGTGCTCGAGGTGGCCCAGCGGCTCGACTGGGTGCCCAGCGCCCGCGCCCGCAGCCTGTCCACCGACCGCGCCGACGCGCTCGGGCTCGTGCTGGCCCGCGAGCCGGAGCACCTCGGCGCCGACCCGTTCTTCGCGCCCTTCATCGCCGGTGTCGAGGCAGCCCTGTCCCCGCGCGGGCAGGCGCTCGTGCTGCACGTCGTCACCACGCCGGCCGAGGAGCGCGAGGCCTACCGCCGCCTGGCCGCGGGCCGCGTGGACGGCGCGCTGCTCACCGACCTCCGCGTCGACGACGAGCGTCCCGCCCTGCTCGCCGACCTCGGCCTGACGGCCCTCGCGGTCGGCCACCAGCGCTCCACCACGAGCAGTGCCCCCCTCCCCCAGGTCGCCCTCGACGACAGGGCCGGGGTCCGCTCCGCGGTCGACCACCTCGTCGCGCTCGGCCACCGGCGCCTCGCGCACGTGACCGGCTCCCAGCAGCTGGTGCACGGCGTGGACCGCCTCGAGGCGTTCCGCGACGCGGTCGCCGCGCACGGCGACGCGCTCGACACCCCGACCGTGCTCGACGGCGACTTCTCCGCCGCCAGCGGCGCGGCTGCCGCCCACCGCTGGCTGGCCGCCCGCGCAGCGCTCGGCGCGGCCGGTGCTCCGACGGCGCTCGTCGTCGCCAACGACCTCATGGCCACCGCGGCGCTCGGCGTGCTCGCGGCGGCCGGAGTGCGCGTGCCGCAGGAGGTGTCGGTCACGGGCTTCGACGACGCCCCGCTGGCCGCTCACCTCTCGCCCCCGCTGACCACCGTGCGCAGCGACGCCGCCGCGTGGGGCCGCGCCGCCGCCGACGCCCTCCTCGACCTGCTCGAGGACGACGACGGCCGACGCGCCGCCGGGGACCGCCCCGGCTCGCCGGACCTGCCGGCCGCCCGGCTGGTGGTCCGCGGCTCGACGGGCGCTCCACCCACCTGA
- a CDS encoding extracellular solute-binding protein, which produces MRTSARWGAVAAAVLLTATTAACGGGQGPGNPQGRGPITIWLSNNEQEVAWGEEQVKAWNAAHPDQRVTAQQIPAGKSSEEVIGAAIAAGTTPCLIYNTSPAAVPQFVKQGGLVPLDTMPGGEDYITQRTGQAAEQYRSPDGHFYQLPWKSNPVMVIYNKTLFAKAGLDPEDPQLSTYDDVLAASEKIVSSGAAPSAIWPSPASQFFQSWFDMYPLYAAASGGQQLVVDGEAQVDSQAALDAAGFWRQMYAKDLSPKEAYTGDAFADGKAAMAMVGPWAVSVYGKDVDWGVVPVPTPNGEPADQVHTFSDAKNVSLPVACQDQATAWDFLQFTTSADADRALLTETGQMPMRADVARTYADWFASPDGAPYAPFAQQAARTVEVPNVKNSVEIWQDVRNAWTGSVIFGKEPVDSALRDANGEVQHLLEVP; this is translated from the coding sequence ATGAGGACCAGCGCTCGATGGGGAGCGGTGGCCGCGGCAGTGCTGCTGACCGCGACGACCGCCGCCTGCGGTGGTGGGCAGGGCCCCGGGAACCCGCAGGGCCGCGGCCCCATCACCATCTGGCTGTCCAACAACGAGCAGGAGGTCGCCTGGGGCGAGGAGCAGGTCAAGGCCTGGAACGCCGCCCATCCCGACCAGCGGGTGACCGCCCAGCAGATCCCCGCGGGGAAGTCCTCCGAGGAGGTCATCGGCGCGGCGATCGCGGCGGGCACCACGCCCTGCCTCATCTACAACACCTCGCCGGCGGCGGTGCCGCAGTTCGTCAAGCAGGGCGGGCTCGTGCCGCTCGACACGATGCCCGGCGGCGAGGACTACATCACCCAGCGCACGGGGCAGGCCGCTGAGCAGTACCGCTCCCCGGACGGGCACTTCTACCAGCTGCCGTGGAAGTCCAACCCGGTCATGGTCATCTACAACAAGACGCTGTTCGCCAAGGCCGGGCTCGACCCCGAGGACCCGCAGCTGTCCACCTACGACGACGTCCTCGCCGCCTCGGAGAAGATCGTCAGCTCGGGTGCGGCGCCGTCGGCGATCTGGCCCTCGCCGGCCAGCCAGTTCTTCCAGTCGTGGTTCGACATGTACCCGCTGTACGCCGCCGCCAGCGGCGGCCAGCAGCTGGTGGTGGACGGCGAGGCCCAGGTCGACTCCCAGGCCGCCCTCGACGCCGCGGGCTTCTGGCGGCAGATGTACGCGAAGGACCTCTCCCCCAAGGAGGCGTACACCGGAGACGCCTTCGCCGACGGCAAGGCCGCCATGGCGATGGTCGGCCCGTGGGCGGTGTCGGTGTACGGCAAGGACGTCGACTGGGGCGTCGTGCCCGTCCCCACGCCGAACGGCGAGCCTGCCGACCAGGTCCACACGTTCTCCGACGCCAAGAACGTCTCGCTGCCCGTCGCATGCCAGGACCAGGCGACGGCGTGGGACTTCCTGCAGTTCACCACCAGCGCCGACGCCGACCGCGCCCTGCTGACGGAGACCGGGCAGATGCCGATGCGCGCCGACGTCGCGCGGACCTACGCCGACTGGTTCGCCAGCCCGGACGGCGCCCCGTACGCGCCCTTCGCCCAGCAGGCCGCCCGCACCGTGGAGGTGCCCAACGTGAAGAACTCCGTGGAGATCTGGCAGGACGTCCGCAACGCGTGGACGGGCTCGGTGATCTTCGGCAAGGAGCCCGTCGACTCCGCCCTGCGCGACGCGAACGGCGAGGTCCAGCACCTCCTGGAGGTGCCGTGA
- a CDS encoding carbohydrate ABC transporter permease, translated as MSALTPARPGSASSSSASGRGSTTTSASDGRPPRRGLTGLQRAFGRHPIGVLLALPYAVFLAAVFAYPVVLAAWMSVHDWFFSAPGVEVDHPFVGFENYRQVLTDPQVHQAFLNIAVFLVINVPLTVALALVLAVALNRAARGRTFFRVAFYVPYVTASVALVGVWLFLLGGDGVVNSLLGPLAPDPSWLVNSSLAMPSIAGFVAWKQLGFFVLLYLAALQNVSKDLYEAASMDGAGRVRQFFTVTVPGVRTTTALVVILATITGANLFTEPYLLTGGGGPDGASTSPVLLMYQLGIEQGNPDTASALGIVLVVLVGLLVLLNRRLLRSES; from the coding sequence ATGAGCGCCCTCACGCCGGCCCGCCCGGGCTCCGCGTCGTCGTCGTCAGCCAGCGGGAGGGGGTCGACGACGACCAGCGCCTCCGACGGCCGACCGCCGCGTCGCGGCCTCACCGGCCTGCAGCGGGCCTTCGGGCGCCACCCCATCGGGGTGCTGCTGGCCCTGCCGTACGCGGTGTTCCTCGCGGCGGTGTTCGCCTACCCGGTGGTGCTCGCCGCGTGGATGAGCGTCCACGACTGGTTCTTCTCCGCGCCCGGTGTGGAGGTGGACCACCCGTTCGTCGGGTTCGAGAACTACCGGCAGGTGCTCACCGACCCGCAGGTGCACCAGGCGTTCCTCAACATCGCGGTGTTCCTCGTCATCAACGTGCCGCTGACCGTGGCGCTGGCGCTGGTGCTCGCGGTGGCGCTGAACCGCGCGGCCCGCGGGCGGACGTTCTTCCGCGTGGCGTTCTACGTGCCGTACGTGACGGCGAGCGTGGCCCTCGTGGGCGTCTGGCTGTTCCTGCTGGGCGGTGACGGGGTGGTCAACTCGCTGCTCGGTCCGCTCGCGCCGGACCCGTCGTGGCTGGTGAACAGCAGCCTCGCCATGCCGAGCATCGCCGGGTTCGTGGCGTGGAAGCAGCTGGGGTTCTTCGTGCTGCTCTACCTCGCGGCGCTGCAGAACGTCAGCAAGGACCTCTACGAGGCCGCCTCCATGGACGGCGCCGGCCGCGTCCGGCAGTTCTTCACGGTCACCGTGCCGGGCGTGCGGACCACGACGGCCCTCGTGGTCATCCTCGCCACCATCACCGGCGCCAACCTCTTCACCGAGCCCTACCTGCTCACCGGCGGTGGCGGCCCCGACGGCGCGTCGACGTCGCCCGTGCTGCTCATGTACCAGCTGGGCATCGAGCAGGGGAACCCCGACACCGCGTCCGCCCTCGGCATCGTGCTCGTGGTGCTGGTCGGGCTGCTGGTCCTCCTGAACCGCCGACTGCTGAGGAGCGAGTCGTGA
- a CDS encoding carbohydrate ABC transporter permease yields MSTTTTAVREQRPDQQPTKRGGASRWVVPAVLTLGALAFLLPFYLMVIGSLQAEPDTSISGLVPSGGLTGANYANIDGSIDLWRTLLNSGVITGGAIVGTLVFGVLAGYALAVLHFRGRGTLFAMVLLVQVIPFQLLTIPLYVLTVRTYGLADSYLGMVLPFLVNTTAVFVFRQFFLQLPPDLFSAARIDGASELRVLWSVALPLVRPALLTVVLLTFIGPWNEFLWPFLVTKEASMQPLAVALANYTANVAATTSNPYGAVLAGSVVLAAPAVGLFLVFQRHFTATNLSAGVKG; encoded by the coding sequence GTGAGCACCACCACCACCGCCGTCCGCGAGCAGCGACCGGACCAGCAGCCGACGAAGAGGGGCGGGGCGTCGCGGTGGGTGGTGCCCGCCGTCCTGACGCTCGGGGCGCTGGCGTTCCTGCTGCCCTTCTACCTCATGGTGATCGGCTCGCTGCAGGCGGAGCCGGACACCTCCATCAGCGGGCTCGTCCCGTCCGGGGGCCTCACAGGAGCCAACTACGCCAACATCGACGGCTCCATCGACCTGTGGCGCACGCTGCTCAACTCCGGCGTCATCACCGGCGGCGCGATCGTCGGCACGCTGGTGTTCGGGGTGCTGGCGGGGTACGCCCTCGCCGTCCTGCACTTCCGCGGCCGCGGCACGCTGTTCGCGATGGTGCTGCTGGTGCAGGTCATCCCGTTCCAGCTGCTCACCATCCCGCTGTACGTGCTGACCGTGCGCACCTACGGGCTCGCCGACTCCTACCTCGGCATGGTGCTGCCGTTCCTGGTCAACACCACCGCGGTGTTCGTCTTCCGGCAGTTCTTCCTGCAGCTCCCGCCCGACCTGTTCTCCGCGGCCCGCATCGACGGCGCCTCGGAGCTGCGAGTCCTGTGGTCGGTGGCGCTGCCGCTGGTGCGCCCGGCCCTGCTGACGGTGGTGCTGCTGACCTTCATCGGCCCGTGGAACGAGTTCCTCTGGCCGTTCCTCGTCACCAAGGAGGCCTCCATGCAGCCGCTCGCCGTCGCACTGGCCAACTACACGGCCAACGTCGCCGCGACCACCTCCAACCCCTACGGCGCGGTGCTCGCCGGGTCGGTGGTGCTGGCCGCCCCCGCGGTGGGCCTGTTCCTCGTGTTCCAGCGGCACTTCACCGCCACCAACCTCTCCGCGGGGGTCAAGGGATGA